The nucleotide sequence CAATAAAAAAGCCAGTTTAAATAAACTGGCTTAAATTTTAAAGTTCGTATCGTAATCTAAAGGAGACAAACCTAGGTTGTATAAAATACTCGGTTGCACTTACTGATACTGCTCCAGTACTACTTTGGTTTTGAGCTCGTGTATCTAACAAATTTGTTGCTTTTATCTCATACTCAAATTTTGCATCTTGATCTTTTCTGTATGCTAAGGAAGCATTCCAAAACTCATAAGTGTTTATGGTTTTATCTTGATCACTAAAATTGTTATATGTGTAATCTGTTCTAAGAGTAAAAGCTTTAAAAATTAATGCATCAGCTTCTATAGAAGGGGATTTAGTATAGAATTTTGAACCACCTCCTTGTCCTAAACTATTATCTTGAATTCTATAGCTATAGCCAATTTCTACATTTGGTGCTGTTCTAAAATTAGTTCTTACCTGCGCTACATATGTTTGACTAAAACTTTCATTTTGTGAAACTCTATTTTGAATAAACTGATTGAACTTAGAGTAATTAAAATTCGCTCTTAAAGTACCTCTAACCTGATTAAAAGTTCTTTGCATACGTCCTGATGCACTTATACTTTCATCGGCAAAGTCTGAATTAAAAGGCGAGCTAATATTTACCACACTTCCTGGTTCAAAATTCGACCTATTTCTAATATTATCAATGCTTTTATTGTAACTAATATTTGCAAATACATTGGTGTAATTAAACATATTAAAGCTATTGTAGAAGAGGCTTAAATTATGAGATAATGCACTTTCCAGCTCTGGATTACCAGAAAACAAAGAATTATAATTATTTAGTACTAATCCACTTGCAAATTTAGATACGTCTGTAAATTGTGTTTGCATACGGTAGTTCAATACTAGCTGCTCACTCTTTTTTAATTGCATACGCATATTAAAGTCTGGAAGCACTCTAAAGAAATTATCTGTAGTCTCTGTGTTAAATTGGTCATTTTTTGTACTATAAGCATGTGCAGACACTCCAGGAGTAAAGGTGAAAATACCAGATTTTAAACGATAATGAATACCTAAATACACATCGCTAAAACTATAATCTATATTATTGTTATCTAAGCCTCCATTAATTGTTGGCGTTGGATTATACTTAGATCCATCATCTAAAAATTGAAAAATATTAGAATCGAATTTTTGATTACTCAATATAGTTCCAAGGGTAAAATTAATGTCACTTTTAGTGTTTAAAATATTCCAATAATCGAGCTTAGCATCTAATTGATTTGATTTTATGCGCTTATCTTGTCCTATATTATAATCTAGTTGAGCACCATCTAAGCCTAAATTATTTGCAGTGCCATCATAATTGCTTTTATCTTCTAAAATGGCATTGTAAAAAGGATCTTCGTCACTCAATAAATGTTGTGCTTCAAACGCAAAGATATTAGTCTCGTTAAGTGTATAATAATAGTTTACATTCTGGTTAATACTATAAGGACTCGAGCTTTCTATTTGATTAATATCTCCAATAACTGATGAGAAAAATCCTTGATCTTGTCTTTCTTTTGAAACTTTACCAAAAATATCATAGTCCAATTGATTATTAGCATTTGGCTTGTACTTTGCTGATAACTTCAACATTGCTAAATCACTATTTTGGATTGTATTACTTTCTGTACTTTCATCAGGAATACCCAAATCTGGATCAGTGTATCGCTTATCTCTGTTTTCTTGGATTTCAGTTTTGTTGTTAGAAAAAATAGCAAATCCGCTTAAATCTAAAGCTTTGTTTGGTGACCAACTAAAGTTTGCAGCACCAAATTTTGTTTCAATATCTTTCGCTCTATTATTTTGAGTTGACAAAAACCCTAAATTATTACTTCCTAAATTAATATTTGTTCCACTAGATCTACTAGGTCCTCTAAATCCTCCAGAGAAATTAAAATAATCTCTTCTAGTAAAAGCAACTTCTCCAAGATTATTTAAATCTCCAATGATATTAATACTATATTTTGGACTGTAATAAAATAATTTTGGTTGAAACATATATAAGCCTCCATTAGGCGAATCTCCTCCTCCAGCAGTAATGTTCCCAAACCAGAAATTAGTTTTACCTTCTTTTAGTTTGATATTTATAGCGACATTATCTTGGTTATTTGTAACGCCACTTAATTGCCCAACATCTGCATAGTTTTTAAGTACTTGCACTTTGTCTACAGCATTAGACGGAATGTTCTTAGTCGCTAATTTAGTATCACCATCAAAGAATTCTTTACCTTCGACCATTACTTTAGAGACCACTTTTCCTTCAACTTCTATTTGTCCATCTTCATTAATTTCAACACCTGGTAAGTTTTCAAGTACATCTTCAAGTTTTCTTTCAGTTCCTGTTTTAAAGGAATCTGCATTGTAAACTAGTGTATCTCCTCTAACAGAAACAGGCATTTCGTAAGTAAGCTCAATTGCATCTAAAGAATTATCAGCAATTAATGTAAAATCTTTATTAATGATAGCTTCTTTCTTTGTTTCTAAACTATCTTTGGTAGTTTTCATTCCAATATAACTTACCTGAATTTCATACTTAGAATCTTCTTTAAGGTTTAGCTTATATCGTCCTTGGCCATTAGTAATGCCATACGAATCTAAAATTTTTGTTTCTTGATTTATTGCTATAACATTAGCAAGCTCCAACGGGTTACCAATACTGTCTTTTATTACACCTTCTACTCTAACTTGAGCAAAAGATGTGCAGGCTACTAGCAAAATTATTGCAGTAATTAATTGTTTCATTTAGATGTTTTTTT is from Pontimicrobium sp. SW4 and encodes:
- a CDS encoding carboxypeptidase-like regulatory domain-containing protein, whose translation is MKQLITAIILLVACTSFAQVRVEGVIKDSIGNPLELANVIAINQETKILDSYGITNGQGRYKLNLKEDSKYEIQVSYIGMKTTKDSLETKKEAIINKDFTLIADNSLDAIELTYEMPVSVRGDTLVYNADSFKTGTERKLEDVLENLPGVEINEDGQIEVEGKVVSKVMVEGKEFFDGDTKLATKNIPSNAVDKVQVLKNYADVGQLSGVTNNQDNVAINIKLKEGKTNFWFGNITAGGGDSPNGGLYMFQPKLFYYSPKYSINIIGDLNNLGEVAFTRRDYFNFSGGFRGPSRSSGTNINLGSNNLGFLSTQNNRAKDIETKFGAANFSWSPNKALDLSGFAIFSNNKTEIQENRDKRYTDPDLGIPDESTESNTIQNSDLAMLKLSAKYKPNANNQLDYDIFGKVSKERQDQGFFSSVIGDINQIESSSPYSINQNVNYYYTLNETNIFAFEAQHLLSDEDPFYNAILEDKSNYDGTANNLGLDGAQLDYNIGQDKRIKSNQLDAKLDYWNILNTKSDINFTLGTILSNQKFDSNIFQFLDDGSKYNPTPTINGGLDNNNIDYSFSDVYLGIHYRLKSGIFTFTPGVSAHAYSTKNDQFNTETTDNFFRVLPDFNMRMQLKKSEQLVLNYRMQTQFTDVSKFASGLVLNNYNSLFSGNPELESALSHNLSLFYNSFNMFNYTNVFANISYNKSIDNIRNRSNFEPGSVVNISSPFNSDFADESISASGRMQRTFNQVRGTLRANFNYSKFNQFIQNRVSQNESFSQTYVAQVRTNFRTAPNVEIGYSYRIQDNSLGQGGGSKFYTKSPSIEADALIFKAFTLRTDYTYNNFSDQDKTINTYEFWNASLAYRKDQDAKFEYEIKATNLLDTRAQNQSSTGAVSVSATEYFIQPRFVSFRLRYEL